Proteins from one Bos taurus isolate L1 Dominette 01449 registration number 42190680 breed Hereford chromosome 7, ARS-UCD2.0, whole genome shotgun sequence genomic window:
- the OR5AE3 gene encoding olfactory receptor family 5 subfamily AE member 3, protein MGICNQTTVTQFILIGLSDRPEVRYPLFVVFTIIYQVTLVGNGIILLAIGTEKKLHTPMYYFLANLSLLDILCPSVTVPKMLENLLTEKHSISYIGCALQLYFLVALVGTEVFLLSVMAYDRYVAICFPLRYTLIITKVRCVQLTAGTWVAGFLNSLLHTVSTFRLSFCKSNQVNQYYCDIPPVVALSCSSTYVAEMLILVEAGILGSSAFLVIFISYFDIISTILKIQSAEGKRKAFSTCASHLLVVCLFGGTTIFTYVRPFSNQHSPARDRLISMLYGIITPMLNPMIYSMRNTEVKGAIRRLLYQKACLQQV, encoded by the coding sequence ATGGGCATCTGCAATCAAACCACGGTGACTCAATTTATCCTCATAGGGCTTTCTGATCGCCCCGAGGTGCGCTACCCTCTCTTTGTGGTCTTTACCATCATCTATCAGGTCACCTTGGTGGGAAATGGAATTATTCTCTTGGCCATTGGAACTGAGAAAAAACTGCACACACCCATGTATTACTTTTTGGCAAATCTGTCCCTCTTAGACATCTTATGCCCATCAGTTACTGTCCCCAAGATGCTGGAGAACCTCTTGACTGAGAAGCACAGCATTTCCTACATTGGGTGTGCTTTGCAGCTTTATTTTCTGGTGGCGCTTGTGGGGACTGAAGTCTTCCTTCTCTCTGTCATGGCTTATGACAGGTATGTGGCCATCTGTTTCCCTCTTCGTTACACCCTCATCATTACCAAGGTTCGTTGTGTTCAGCTGACGGCTGGGACTTGGGTAGCAGGGTTTCTCAATTCCCTCCTTCATACAGTGTCCACATTCCGCCTTTCTTTCTGCAAGTCCAACCAAGTTAACCAGTACTACTGTGACATCCCACCAGTGGTCGCTCTCTCATGCTCATCCACCTATGTGGCAGAAATGCTTATTTTGGTGGAAGCAGGTATCCTGGGGAGCAGTGCCTTCCTGGTCATCTTTATCTCTTATTTCGACATCATATCTACCATCCTGAAGATCCAGTCAGCAGAAGGGAAGCGTAAAGCCTTTTCCACATGTGCTTCCCACCTTCTGGTGGTCTGTTTATTCGGTGGCACGACAATATTTACCTATGTACGTCCCTTTTCCAATCAACACTCCCCAGCAAGAGATAGACTCATCTCCATGTTATATGGAATTATTACACCAATGTTAAACCCCATGATTTATAGCATGAGAAACACAGAGGTGAAAGGAGCAATCAGAAGGCTCTTATATCAGAAAGCATGTTTACAGCAAGTCTAA